A window from Zingiber officinale cultivar Zhangliang chromosome 7A, Zo_v1.1, whole genome shotgun sequence encodes these proteins:
- the LOC122000199 gene encoding uncharacterized protein LOC122000199, with translation MPTFVSPPHLTPSLSAVPSPPCRLMSKPLPVSRRAIRAVAKEDQAAATVLAEATKEDEEATLAVPVSPSDLLTMHFQAEGTMDESAIPTVSKALQGSEGTNDASVRVFE, from the exons ATGCCCACGTTCGTCTCCCCACCTCACCTCACTCCTTCCCTCTCTGCTGTGCCATCGCCTCCCTGCCGTCTGATGTCGAAGCCGCTACCCGTCTCGAGGAGGGCCATCAGGGCCGTGGCCAAGGAGGACCAAGCCGCGGCGACAGTCTTGGCCGAAGCGACGAAGGAGGATGAAGAGGCTACGTTGGCCGTCCCGGTTTCGCCTTCGGATCTGCTCACCATGCACTTCCAG GCCGAAGGAACAATGGACGAATCGGCGATTCCTACCGTGAGCAAGGCATTACAG GGATCGGAAGGAACCAATGATGCCAGTGTGCGAGTGTTCGAGTAG
- the LOC121999451 gene encoding uncharacterized protein At2g29880-like, producing the protein MDGVMLEVLREQKSKGQKEDRVFSTEAYRKVVEEINDKFSLNINKTKVMNRLKTLKEQMVLAKEIEFKSGIGWNASSKTFEAPLEANPKYKNIKGKSLHHLEILREIYEKDVATGAQAESAREKVQRWKREDAHISIDEIDEMQANNQGYLDNFSTFDFESMPSTPVSQFGTSNPFVPSASVVKGKKRKAPMTNEYSSQLNEVSSAMKDIAQTILNTNTQVWKPAEIYEAVAKLGLEVDKLFEAVELLNEHPNLIGVFFGFPEELRLQWLTKKLSW; encoded by the exons ATGGATGGTGTGATGCTTGAAGTTCTTAGGGAGCAAAAGAGTAAGGGTCAAAAGGAAGATAGAGTTTTTTCTACTGAAGCATATAGGAAGGTGGTAGAGgaaattaatgataaattttctTTGAACATCAACAAAACCAAAGTGATGAATCGTCTCAAAACTCTTAAAGAACAAATGGTGCTAGCAaaagaaattgagtttaaaagtggAATAGGATGGAATGCTTCTTCTAAAACATTTGAGGCTCCTCTAGAG GCCAATCCAAAGTACAAAAATATCAAAGGAAAATCCCTTCACCACTTGGAGATTCTTAGAGAGATATATGAGAAAGATGTAGCAACTGGAGCTCAAGCTGAGAGTGCTAGAGAAAAAGTACAAAGATGGAAAAGGGAGGATGCTCATATTAGTATTGATGAAATTGATGAGATGCAAGCAAACAATCAGGGTTATTTGGATAATTTTTCTACCTTTGATTTTGAAAGTATGCCATCAACACCGGTTTCACAATTTGGAACATCAAATCCTTTTGTACCTAGTGCTTCAGTTGTGAAAGGTAAAAAAAGAAAAGCACCAATGACAAATGAGTACTCATCCCAATTAAATGAGGTGTCTTCGGCAATGAAAGATATTGCACAAACTATTTTAAATACAAACACTCAAGTTTGGAAGCCTGCAGAAATATATGAAGCAGTAGCTAAATTGGGTTTGGAGGTTGATAAACTTTTTGAAGCTGTTGAATTGCTAAATGAACATCCTAATCTTATTGGAGTTTTTTTTGGTTTCCCAGAAGAGCTACGCTTGCAATGGTTAACTAAAAAGTTAAGTTGGTGA